A window of the Lolium perenne isolate Kyuss_39 chromosome 7, Kyuss_2.0, whole genome shotgun sequence genome harbors these coding sequences:
- the LOC139833560 gene encoding uncharacterized protein: MRELGRSGRKSDSHGERAEEARKRAKAEVAELTKVLEQKGRELEDVITEYKVKLEAATDARDSARGAAASLREEVAALKQQHAKELAAEKEASEGIVLAVQAEKTNFEAFVREMSRQILGTCDFVETATPRECLSTATARIIACAGEILAALRCTRARGR, translated from the exons ATGCGGGAGCTCGGGCGGTCCGGGCGTAAAAGCGattcccacggtgaa CGagccgaagaggcccggaaaagggcgaaagcggaggtggcggaattgacgaaggtcctggagcagaagggccgggagctggaggacgtcatcaccgaatacaaggtgaagctggaggccgcgactgatgcgcgggactctgcacgtggggctgccgcgtctctgcgggaggaggtggcggccttgaagcagcagcacgccaaagaacttgctgcggagaaggaggcgtccgagggcatcgtcctggcggtgcaggccgagaagaccaacttcgaggctttcgtcagggagatgtcgcggcagattcTTG gtacgtgcgacttcgtggagacggcgactccacgggaatgcctgtcgaccgcgaccgcgcgtatCATCGCCTGCGCGGGGGAGATACTTGCCGCGCTCCGATGCACTCGAgcccgcgggaggtga